From a single Micromonospora carbonacea genomic region:
- a CDS encoding alpha-L-fucosidase, translated as MTPAPTPPRRAPGSLDEIEALTAVRPSARQVAWQSMELYAFVHFGMNTMTDREWGLGDEDPALFDPAELDVDQWMTAFAAAEMTGVILTAKHHDGFCLWPSRVTTRSVAASPWRDGRGDLVRLVADAARRHGLRFGVYLSPWDRGEATYGSGRAYDDFFVAQLEELLSGYGEVFSVWFDGANGNGPDGPHQDYDWERYYAVVRRRQPGAVISVCGPDVRWCGNEAGHTRADEWSVVPAGLRDAERIAEGSQHVDDGVFSRLVRSDGEDLGSRAALAGRLDDLVWYPAEVNTSIRPGWFHHRREDDAVRCADELFALWRAAVGGNACLLLNVPPDSRGLVADPDVAALTGLGERIRAFRGAVLAADVALSSGAVRPAAGGPAGDPAALARLAAGAAAGCVWRPAASDGLPAVSVVLPAPTEVAAVVVGEDITYGQRLERIVVTAVADGREEVLAEAGAVGYRRILRFAPRVVSEVRVRIEASRGLPAIRTVAVVAAGGGWLPRDRGVAG; from the coding sequence ATGACCCCTGCCCCCACTCCCCCGCGTCGCGCGCCGGGTTCCCTCGACGAGATCGAGGCGCTGACCGCCGTGCGTCCCAGCGCGCGGCAGGTGGCGTGGCAGTCGATGGAGCTCTACGCCTTCGTCCACTTCGGCATGAACACGATGACCGACCGCGAGTGGGGCCTCGGCGACGAGGACCCGGCCCTGTTCGATCCGGCCGAGCTCGACGTCGACCAGTGGATGACGGCGTTCGCGGCGGCGGAGATGACCGGCGTGATCCTCACCGCCAAGCACCACGACGGCTTCTGCCTGTGGCCCTCGCGGGTCACGACGCGCTCCGTCGCCGCCTCGCCGTGGCGCGACGGGCGGGGCGACCTCGTGCGGCTCGTGGCGGATGCGGCGCGGCGGCACGGTCTGCGGTTCGGCGTCTACCTCTCGCCCTGGGACCGCGGCGAGGCCACGTACGGCTCGGGGAGGGCGTACGACGATTTCTTCGTCGCCCAGTTGGAGGAGTTGCTGTCGGGCTACGGCGAGGTCTTCTCCGTGTGGTTCGACGGCGCCAACGGAAACGGCCCCGACGGCCCGCACCAGGACTACGACTGGGAGCGGTACTACGCCGTCGTCCGGCGGCGGCAACCCGGGGCGGTGATCTCGGTCTGCGGGCCGGACGTGCGGTGGTGCGGCAACGAGGCCGGGCACACCCGGGCGGACGAGTGGAGCGTCGTGCCCGCCGGGCTGCGCGATGCCGAGCGCATCGCCGAGGGCTCCCAGCACGTCGACGACGGCGTCTTCTCCCGCCTCGTGCGCAGCGACGGGGAGGACCTGGGCAGCCGGGCGGCTCTCGCGGGCCGCCTCGACGATCTCGTGTGGTATCCGGCCGAGGTCAACACGTCCATCAGGCCGGGGTGGTTCCACCACCGGCGCGAGGACGACGCGGTCCGCTGCGCCGACGAGCTGTTCGCGCTGTGGCGCGCGGCCGTCGGCGGCAACGCCTGCCTGCTGCTCAACGTGCCGCCCGACTCCCGTGGCCTCGTGGCCGACCCCGACGTGGCGGCCCTGACGGGTCTGGGCGAGCGCATCCGTGCGTTCCGGGGCGCGGTGCTGGCGGCCGACGTCGCGCTGTCCTCCGGGGCGGTGCGTCCGGCCGCCGGCGGGCCGGCGGGCGACCCGGCCGCGCTCGCGCGACTGGCGGCGGGCGCGGCGGCGGGCTGCGTGTGGCGACCGGCGGCGTCCGACGGGCTGCCGGCCGTCTCGGTCGTCCTGCCCGCCCCCACCGAGGTCGCCGCCGTGGTCGTCGGCGAGGACATCACGTACGGGCAGCGGCTGGAACGGATCGTCGTGACCGCCGTGGCCGACGGGCGCGAGGAGGTGCTGGCCGAGGCGGGTGCGGTCGGCTACCGGCGCATCCTGCGCTTCGCCCCGCGCGTCGTGAGCGAGGTGCGGGTGCGGATCGAGGCGTCC